Proteins from a genomic interval of Candidatus Cloacimonadota bacterium:
- a CDS encoding protein BatD codes for MVKRILPLLLILFGMQVLTAQDLRVSSSLKQNSITMNDQLELILHVRSTADFNLRAPEAPMVSGFSFRNVVSSSSSQVSWVNGVKSSSFTKIFTYFYMPQRKGTFSIPGFSFSHNGRNYATGEQRIRVEDAPPPSSQQQHSFDPWFDPYSGLYPERNSSGGETMLLCIPGSHSVWQGEPVVVSWYLYTENRVDSFETLMEKDHPGYGKTIHEQPRSLNYEEVKHKDRRFQRALIKRSIIYPQQNGRIKLPTLSGRVKFSGWQSHLNRNVDSEDTWLDVKPLPAGKPADFSGAVGSFKVSQSFSSSKISLGEALTCTITISGRGNFGQFIPQQFPKIDNFQISEPGVEDNLKNAIAGTRRIVYTLIPRETGDYEIPGAVFSWFDSSTGSYQVFRGQSIVLKVKQGNVLSYFSGLLERHQPRTLNPLLERETHPNFKVYANSTWFWLVIALCLLSLILAGYFAHEQRLRREDPSLYAQKTANRVLNKYLRQATDAADRLSLDFYPLAESGLTQYLANKYGVSRSLSTSEVIELLQLQDLPSHLIESLEAFFLLCQKARYMPGGAEAANLEDGLLKLRSLVQAFSRHRPENNGKNSIVVEES; via the coding sequence GTGGTAAAACGAATTCTTCCCCTGCTGCTGATTTTGTTTGGCATGCAGGTTTTGACAGCCCAGGATTTGAGAGTTTCCTCTTCGCTGAAGCAAAACAGCATCACCATGAACGACCAGCTTGAGCTCATCCTTCATGTCCGTAGCACTGCGGATTTTAATCTCAGAGCGCCCGAAGCACCGATGGTCAGCGGTTTCAGCTTCCGCAATGTGGTCAGCAGCAGTTCCAGCCAAGTTTCCTGGGTTAACGGTGTGAAATCCAGCTCCTTCACCAAAATTTTCACCTATTTTTACATGCCGCAAAGAAAGGGGACTTTTTCCATACCAGGCTTCAGTTTCAGCCACAATGGAAGAAACTATGCCACAGGCGAACAGCGGATTAGGGTGGAGGATGCGCCGCCCCCTTCTTCGCAGCAACAGCATAGCTTTGACCCTTGGTTCGACCCCTATTCCGGGCTCTATCCAGAGCGCAATTCCAGCGGTGGCGAAACCATGTTGCTCTGCATTCCTGGCAGTCATAGCGTTTGGCAGGGCGAGCCGGTTGTGGTTTCCTGGTATCTCTACACCGAAAATCGGGTCGATTCCTTTGAAACTTTGATGGAAAAAGACCATCCGGGCTACGGAAAAACCATTCACGAACAGCCGCGAAGCTTGAATTATGAAGAGGTTAAGCATAAGGACAGGCGTTTTCAGCGTGCCCTGATTAAACGTTCCATTATCTATCCTCAGCAAAATGGCAGAATTAAGCTGCCCACACTTTCGGGAAGGGTGAAGTTTTCCGGCTGGCAAAGCCATCTGAATAGAAATGTGGATTCCGAGGATACCTGGCTGGATGTGAAGCCTTTGCCGGCGGGGAAACCAGCGGATTTTTCCGGTGCGGTGGGAAGTTTTAAGGTCAGCCAAAGTTTTTCAAGCTCCAAAATCAGTCTGGGAGAAGCCTTGACCTGCACCATAACCATTTCCGGCAGGGGCAATTTTGGCCAATTCATCCCGCAACAATTCCCCAAAATTGATAATTTCCAGATTTCAGAGCCGGGTGTCGAAGACAATCTGAAAAATGCCATCGCTGGAACCCGGCGCATTGTTTATACGCTAATCCCCAGAGAGACTGGCGATTATGAGATTCCTGGCGCTGTCTTCAGTTGGTTCGACAGCTCAACTGGTTCCTACCAGGTTTTCCGGGGACAGAGCATCGTCCTTAAAGTTAAACAAGGCAACGTGTTGTCCTATTTTTCCGGGCTTTTGGAAAGGCATCAGCCCCGAACCCTCAACCCCTTGCTGGAGCGCGAAACTCATCCCAATTTCAAGGTTTATGCAAACAGCACCTGGTTTTGGCTGGTCATCGCGCTTTGTCTGCTGTCCTTGATTTTGGCGGGGTATTTTGCCCATGAACAGCGTCTGCGCCGGGAAGACCCAAGCCTTTACGCCCAAAAAACAGCCAACCGTGTACTCAATAAATATCTGCGCCAAGCCACAGACGCTGCGGACAGGCTTTCGCTGGATTTCTATCCTCTGGCAGAAAGCGGGCTAACGCAATATCTGGCAAATAAATATGGTGTTTCCCGCAGCTTGAGCACGAGTGAAGTTATCGAGCTCTTGCAGCTACAGGATTTGCCCTCCCACTTGATTGAATCCCTGGAGGCTTTT
- a CDS encoding tetratricopeptide repeat protein, whose amino-acid sequence MKLRKLNPIQLSVIILCLLILAFLAFELLFKNKVYRHAKASSSYQKEDYSTAEKIWEKARGGSKDPIPENSLGKAQYRLGKYQESSKSQAEAIKKNKESSRCHFDRGNALYRQDDMDAALEAYREAMLLDPDDHDAKSNYELVLYRQKYEPPEASNGKQDKPQKTPEPEKSSPENTDEQNKYSNQLDALDQQEARDRQNQSSNKRFKDGGKWW is encoded by the coding sequence ATGAAGCTGCGCAAACTCAATCCCATCCAGCTTTCGGTAATCATTTTATGCCTGCTGATTCTGGCTTTTCTCGCTTTTGAACTTCTTTTCAAAAACAAGGTCTATCGTCATGCCAAAGCATCTTCCAGCTATCAAAAAGAGGATTATTCCACTGCGGAAAAGATTTGGGAAAAAGCGCGTGGCGGCTCCAAAGACCCAATTCCTGAAAATAGCTTGGGGAAGGCGCAATATCGCCTCGGAAAATATCAGGAAAGCTCAAAAAGCCAGGCGGAAGCCATAAAGAAAAACAAGGAATCCTCCCGCTGCCATTTTGACCGGGGAAATGCTCTTTATCGGCAGGACGATATGGATGCAGCGCTGGAAGCCTATCGCGAAGCGATGTTGCTGGACCCTGATGACCACGACGCCAAGTCAAATTATGAATTGGTGCTTTACCGTCAAAAATATGAACCGCCTGAGGCTTCGAACGGCAAACAGGACAAGCCTCAAAAGACCCCCGAGCCTGAAAAAAGTTCGCCAGAAAACACGGATGAGCAGAACAAATATAGCAATCAACTGGACGCACTTGACCAGCAGGAAGCGCGTGACAGGCAAAATCAAAGCTCAAACAAACGCTTTAAAGATGGAGGAAAATGGTGGTAA
- a CDS encoding VWA domain-containing protein, translating into MNIYYPEHLWLLLILIPLILLLIWQKRRRSKRFERFADQHYSQQWLSQHSPFFQTLKYVLLMLALVFIVFALLRPQWDFEDREHESSGMDAIICLDISLSMDATDMMPSRLQWAKLQTAAFIQKLKDDRVGLISFAGNALMECPLTDDHEALTMVLSGLGTSSAVRPGTDIGAALNMAENSFVTSGGNEIVLLITDGEDLQRQGVAQARRLGAQGRRVFVMGIGTEEGAWVKNPATGEKVLSKLDVETLKKIAAVGNGEFFMVSPAQTELHAAFEHMSQKAGKYRKRTETAMKDQFAFGVVAALLLLLAESLILPLRPREKRS; encoded by the coding sequence GTGAATATATATTATCCTGAACATCTTTGGCTGCTCCTAATCCTGATTCCCCTGATTTTGTTGTTGATTTGGCAAAAAAGGCGGCGTAGTAAACGCTTCGAACGCTTTGCAGACCAGCATTACAGCCAGCAATGGCTGAGCCAACATTCCCCCTTTTTCCAAACCCTGAAATACGTTTTACTGATGCTGGCATTGGTTTTCATCGTTTTCGCGCTCTTGCGCCCGCAGTGGGATTTTGAAGACCGGGAACATGAAAGCAGCGGCATGGACGCCATTATTTGTCTGGATATTTCGCTCAGCATGGACGCCACAGATATGATGCCTTCCCGCCTGCAATGGGCAAAACTCCAAACTGCCGCTTTTATCCAAAAACTGAAAGACGACCGGGTGGGCTTGATTTCCTTTGCTGGAAACGCTTTGATGGAATGTCCTCTCACAGACGACCATGAAGCTTTGACAATGGTTTTGAGCGGGCTTGGCACCTCCAGTGCTGTGCGTCCCGGCACGGACATCGGCGCCGCTTTAAACATGGCGGAGAATAGCTTTGTGACTTCCGGAGGCAACGAAATTGTGTTGCTCATCACGGATGGGGAGGACCTTCAACGCCAGGGTGTGGCTCAGGCTCGGCGTTTGGGCGCGCAGGGAAGACGCGTTTTTGTGATGGGAATTGGCACAGAGGAAGGCGCTTGGGTGAAAAACCCCGCCACAGGTGAGAAAGTTTTGAGCAAACTGGATGTGGAAACCTTAAAAAAGATTGCGGCAGTGGGGAATGGTGAGTTTTTCATGGTTTCACCCGCCCAAACTGAATTGCATGCCGCTTTCGAGCACATGTCTCAAAAAGCGGGAAAATATCGAAAAAGAACCGAAACCGCCATGAAAGACCAATTTGCCTTCGGGGTTGTGGCAGCCTTGCTCCTGCTTTTGGCGGAAAGCCTGATTCTGCCTCTGCGTCCCAGGGAGAAGCGCTCATGA
- a CDS encoding VWA domain-containing protein — protein MFRFAHPLWLLALVLLPLFWLWQTRWQHSRKLRLPFTRLGILRQIAGENRFWRYFFPVLRVLVLLCLILALAQPQWGTGTRDINKSGVDIVLALDVSGSMLALDFLPKNRLEAAADVALDFISKRPNDRFGLVAFSEYAITQSPLTFDHQAVREQLQQISVNLEASGTAIGLGLAKAVARLKNSQAQSKVIILITDGVNNTGEIDPETAARMAKAFDIRVYPIGVGSDGLVRYPMGDPFDRSSYGMAFVELDMETLHHVAEITGTGEAAKVGNSQQLKQIMDQIDDMETTPMAATLRYIWAEQFMPLLWAAFALLLVELIARLLVMPILPE, from the coding sequence ATGTTTAGGTTTGCCCATCCTCTTTGGCTGCTGGCTTTGGTGTTGCTACCACTTTTTTGGCTTTGGCAAACACGCTGGCAACACTCGCGAAAACTGCGCCTTCCCTTCACCCGTTTGGGAATTTTGCGCCAGATTGCGGGGGAAAACCGGTTTTGGAGATATTTTTTCCCGGTGTTGCGCGTGTTGGTGCTGCTTTGCCTTATTTTGGCACTGGCTCAGCCGCAGTGGGGAACAGGCACGCGTGACATCAATAAAAGCGGAGTGGATATAGTTTTGGCGCTTGACGTGAGCGGCTCCATGCTGGCGCTGGATTTCCTGCCCAAAAATCGTTTGGAAGCCGCGGCAGATGTGGCTTTGGACTTCATTTCAAAACGCCCCAACGATCGCTTTGGATTGGTGGCTTTTTCGGAATATGCCATCACGCAAAGCCCGCTCACTTTTGACCACCAGGCTGTGCGAGAGCAGCTTCAGCAGATTTCTGTGAATCTGGAGGCGTCCGGCACAGCGATTGGGCTTGGGCTTGCCAAAGCTGTCGCGCGCCTGAAAAACAGCCAGGCGCAAAGCAAGGTGATAATCCTGATTACAGACGGCGTGAACAACACCGGCGAGATTGACCCAGAGACGGCGGCTCGCATGGCAAAAGCTTTCGACATCAGGGTTTATCCCATTGGAGTGGGCAGCGACGGGCTGGTTCGCTATCCCATGGGCGACCCTTTCGACCGCTCTTCCTATGGAATGGCTTTTGTGGAATTGGATATGGAAACCCTGCACCACGTGGCTGAAATCACCGGAACCGGCGAGGCAGCCAAGGTTGGTAACTCCCAGCAGTTGAAGCAGATAATGGACCAGATTGACGACATGGAAACCACCCCGATGGCCGCCACTTTGCGCTATATTTGGGCGGAACAATTCATGCCTCTGCTTTGGGCTGCGTTCGCTCTGCTGCTGGTGGAACTGATTGCGCGCCTGCTTGTTATGCCTATTTTACCGGAGTAG
- a CDS encoding DUF58 domain-containing protein: MPARTPAEILARVQRIEILAKAKVSEAFSGEYRSSFKGQGLEFAEVREYQSGDNYRDIDWNVSARLGVPYIKKYQETRELNVFFIVDVSASQDFGTRGESKKERVAEVIALLSFSALTTGDKVGLILFSDRLEKYLPARKGRNKALQILRDVLYHEPRGRGTSLHEAFNFANRILKKRSVVFVLSDMMDSGWQKSLRLLAQKHDVVVIQNLDDVELELPQAGVLHLGDPETGESLYLNSSNPTIRKAYEARVKKVQQDLEKELKSLKAEHILIRNKDSQVRALRNFFEARKRERRLRA; the protein is encoded by the coding sequence ATGCCAGCCCGCACTCCAGCGGAGATTCTGGCCAGGGTCCAGCGCATCGAGATCCTGGCAAAGGCAAAGGTGAGCGAAGCTTTCAGTGGAGAATACAGGTCCAGCTTCAAAGGTCAGGGCTTGGAATTTGCGGAGGTGCGGGAATATCAAAGTGGGGACAACTATCGGGACATCGATTGGAATGTGAGCGCGAGGCTGGGCGTTCCCTACATCAAAAAATATCAGGAAACCCGCGAACTGAACGTCTTTTTCATTGTCGATGTCTCCGCCAGTCAAGATTTTGGCACCAGAGGCGAATCAAAAAAAGAGCGGGTGGCGGAAGTGATTGCCCTGCTTTCGTTTTCAGCGCTCACAACCGGGGACAAAGTTGGTCTCATCCTGTTTTCAGACCGGTTGGAAAAATATCTGCCCGCGCGCAAAGGCCGCAACAAGGCGCTTCAAATCCTCAGAGACGTGCTCTATCATGAACCCCGTGGCCGCGGGACTTCCTTGCATGAGGCGTTCAATTTTGCCAATCGCATTCTGAAAAAACGTTCGGTGGTTTTTGTGCTGTCAGATATGATGGATTCCGGCTGGCAAAAATCCCTGCGCCTATTGGCTCAAAAGCATGATGTGGTTGTGATTCAAAACCTTGACGACGTGGAGTTGGAATTACCCCAGGCAGGTGTGTTGCATCTCGGTGACCCCGAAACCGGGGAAAGCTTATATTTGAACAGCTCCAACCCAACCATCCGCAAAGCTTATGAAGCCCGGGTTAAAAAGGTGCAACAGGATTTGGAGAAGGAACTTAAGTCCTTGAAAGCAGAGCATATACTCATCCGAAACAAGGATTCCCAGGTGCGTGCTTTGCGAAACTTTTTTGAAGCCCGTAAAAGGGAGCGGAGATTGCGCGCGTGA